The following coding sequences lie in one Capnocytophaga stomatis genomic window:
- a CDS encoding nitrous oxide reductase accessory protein NosL: MNISRIIIFIGIITSVISCKPKAQPIDYGSHLCDYCQMTIVDKQFAAEVVTNKGKAYRYDAIECMLRDQKEDVALYLACDYMSQDRLVDATKATFLISENLPSPMGAFLSAFENKADAEKMHKEKDGKLYDWEAIKQYFLEEESE; the protein is encoded by the coding sequence ATGAACATATCAAGAATAATTATTTTCATCGGGATAATAACAAGCGTAATTAGCTGTAAACCCAAAGCACAACCCATCGATTACGGAAGCCATTTGTGTGATTACTGCCAAATGACCATTGTGGATAAGCAATTTGCTGCCGAAGTGGTAACCAATAAAGGCAAAGCCTATCGTTATGATGCCATAGAGTGTATGCTTCGTGACCAAAAGGAAGATGTAGCACTTTATTTGGCTTGCGATTATATGTCACAAGATAGGTTGGTCGATGCAACAAAGGCTACTTTTTTAATTTCTGAAAATCTTCCAAGCCCAATGGGAGCGTTTCTTTCTGCTTTTGAAAATAAAGCCGATGCAGAGAAAATGCACAAAGAAAAAGACGGAAAATTATACGATTGGGAAGCCATCAAGCAATATTTTTTGGAAGAAGAGTCGGAATAA
- the nosD gene encoding nitrous oxide reductase family maturation protein NosD, which produces MLKKLLLYHFLLIGFFVKANTITVCQNCQVKTLKQAVEMAQPNDTILVEKGTYKVHDLTIDKPLVILGKNRPIIDGERKGEILVAKTSDIVIKGFHFKGVGESFTKDYAAIRLVKSNNFIIEDNTFEDIYYGIFLEKSNDGIVKQNQVVGRAKEEYNSGNAIHLWYCNRVTIENNDVSKSRDGIYFEFVSESTIKGNKSYNNLRYGLHFMFSNNNIYYKNEFCANGAGVAVMFSKFIEMKENIFQKNWGKSSYGLLLKEIYDSKIIGNTFHQNTVGINGEGCTRIDYEENTFSENGWGIRIRGACYTNNFFHNNFENNTFDVSYSNKVHDNKFENNYWSDYTGYDLDKNGIGDVPFRPVKLFSYIANKTPESVVLLRSLFIDIINFSEKVAPSFTPENLIDPSPLMRPYPIKK; this is translated from the coding sequence ATGCTAAAAAAATTACTTTTATATCACTTTCTGTTAATTGGCTTTTTTGTCAAAGCAAACACGATTACCGTTTGCCAAAATTGTCAAGTAAAAACCTTAAAACAAGCTGTTGAAATGGCTCAGCCCAATGACACTATTCTTGTTGAAAAGGGAACTTATAAAGTACACGATTTAACCATTGATAAGCCACTGGTTATTTTAGGAAAAAATCGCCCAATTATTGACGGAGAGCGAAAAGGAGAAATACTTGTTGCCAAAACTTCTGACATTGTCATAAAAGGATTTCATTTTAAAGGTGTTGGAGAAAGTTTCACGAAGGATTATGCAGCAATCAGGCTTGTAAAAAGCAATAATTTCATCATTGAGGACAATACCTTTGAGGATATTTACTACGGAATATTCTTAGAAAAGTCCAACGATGGCATTGTAAAGCAAAATCAAGTCGTTGGGCGAGCAAAAGAGGAGTACAATTCCGGAAATGCCATTCATTTATGGTACTGCAATCGTGTAACCATTGAAAATAATGATGTGTCAAAGTCGCGTGACGGTATTTATTTTGAATTTGTGTCCGAATCCACCATCAAAGGCAATAAAAGTTATAACAATCTTCGTTATGGCTTGCATTTTATGTTCTCGAATAATAACATTTATTACAAAAATGAATTTTGTGCCAATGGGGCAGGAGTTGCGGTGATGTTTTCTAAGTTCATTGAAATGAAAGAAAATATTTTCCAGAAAAACTGGGGAAAATCCTCTTACGGATTGCTTCTGAAAGAAATTTACGATTCAAAAATCATCGGAAATACCTTTCATCAGAACACCGTTGGCATTAACGGAGAGGGCTGTACGCGAATTGATTACGAAGAAAACACATTTTCGGAAAACGGATGGGGAATCCGCATACGTGGGGCGTGTTATACGAACAATTTTTTCCATAATAATTTTGAAAACAACACTTTTGATGTTTCGTACAGCAATAAAGTTCACGATAACAAGTTTGAAAATAATTATTGGAGCGATTATACGGGCTACGATTTAGATAAAAACGGCATCGGTGATGTGCCTTTCCGCCCCGTGAAGCTGTTTTCATACATTGCCAACAAAACTCCTGAAAGTGTTGTGTTACTACGAAGCCTTTTTATTGATATTATCAACTTTTCGGAAAAAGTAGCTCCGTCTTTCACCCCCGAAAACTTAATAGACCCGTCGCCTTTGATGCGTCCGTATCCAATCAAGAAATAA
- a CDS encoding ABC transporter ATP-binding protein, with amino-acid sequence MIEFSNVHKKFDKLHVLKGIDFAIEGNGIFAILGPNGSGKTTLIKSLLGMVIPTDGDIKFQGKTIKNKWDYRQQIAYLPQIANFPNNLKVKELIKLIKQLKGENCNDKELIEVFNLEKHLEKKLGNLSGGTKQKVNIVLTFMADAPCIVLDEPTSGLDPIATLELKKLIIKEKQKGKTILMTSHILSFIEELSDEVLFILEGNIYFRGTITELINKTQKTDFQEAIAQLLKEQAYD; translated from the coding sequence ATGATAGAATTTAGCAACGTACATAAAAAATTTGACAAATTGCACGTACTAAAAGGCATTGATTTCGCCATAGAAGGCAACGGAATCTTTGCCATATTAGGTCCCAATGGTTCAGGGAAAACAACCTTGATAAAAAGCCTCCTCGGAATGGTAATCCCTACCGATGGCGATATTAAATTTCAAGGAAAAACCATAAAAAATAAGTGGGATTATCGCCAACAAATAGCATATCTGCCTCAAATTGCGAACTTTCCGAACAATCTGAAAGTTAAAGAACTCATTAAGCTCATCAAGCAACTAAAAGGCGAAAATTGCAATGATAAAGAGCTAATTGAGGTGTTCAATTTGGAAAAACATCTGGAAAAAAAGTTAGGAAATCTCTCCGGCGGAACAAAACAGAAGGTAAATATCGTTCTTACCTTTATGGCTGATGCTCCGTGTATTGTACTTGACGAACCTACTTCCGGATTAGACCCCATCGCCACGCTGGAACTCAAAAAATTGATTATAAAAGAAAAGCAGAAAGGCAAAACCATTTTGATGACTTCACATATTTTGAGTTTCATAGAAGAACTTTCCGATGAGGTGCTTTTCATCCTTGAAGGAAATATTTATTTCAGAGGAACAATTACCGAACTCATCAATAAAACCCAAAAAACAGATTTTCAGGAAGCCATAGCTCAATTACTTAAAGAACAAGCGTATGATTAA
- a CDS encoding ABC transporter permease, with protein sequence MIKIIRYTFFDLMRSSWSYFYLGFYLLLSSILLFLSNDVAKSIITFMNIVTILIPLIATIFGVMYYYNSREFIELLLAQPLRRTTLFVGQYIGIALSLSLSLLFGMGIPFLLYGVLLSGEIFNFLMLIITGIFLNFIFVGFSYLIALHNENKIKGFSFSILLWLFMAVIYDGIFLISLLIFQEYPLERYSLIATFFNPIDLSRILILLKLDISALMGYTGAIFKSFFGSKLGLWASMAMLLTWIMGLLFFINRKAKKKDF encoded by the coding sequence ATGATTAAGATTATTCGATATACATTTTTTGACCTGATGCGTAGCAGTTGGTCGTATTTTTACTTAGGATTTTATCTTTTGCTTAGTAGCATTTTACTTTTTTTAAGCAATGACGTTGCCAAATCTATCATTACTTTTATGAATATTGTAACAATTCTCATTCCGCTTATTGCTACGATATTCGGAGTGATGTACTACTACAATTCACGAGAGTTCATTGAGCTTTTATTGGCACAACCACTAAGGCGAACCACGCTTTTCGTAGGGCAATACATTGGGATTGCATTGTCTTTAAGTCTTAGTTTGCTTTTCGGAATGGGAATACCGTTTTTGTTATATGGTGTTTTGCTTTCGGGAGAAATTTTTAACTTTTTGATGCTGATAATCACGGGGATTTTCCTGAATTTTATCTTCGTTGGCTTTTCATATTTGATAGCTCTGCACAATGAAAATAAAATAAAAGGATTTAGTTTTTCAATTCTTTTATGGCTTTTTATGGCGGTGATTTACGATGGTATTTTCCTGATTTCGTTGCTTATTTTTCAGGAATATCCGCTTGAAAGATATTCGCTGATAGCTACATTCTTCAACCCGATTGATTTATCAAGGATACTGATTCTTTTAAAGTTGGATATTTCGGCACTTATGGGTTACACGGGGGCTATTTTCAAGAGTTTTTTCGGTTCAAAATTAGGGCTTTGGGCTTCAATGGCAATGCTTCTGACTTGGATTATGGGGCTGTTGTTTTTCATCAATCGTAAAGCAAAGAAAAAAGATTTTTGA
- a CDS encoding TlpA family protein disulfide reductase yields the protein MKRFIIPVLGCALLASCTEKTPEYTILSGKVSNYDYEEIILIGDGFEKEIPLNADKSFNDTLMLAHNGGYTLARTDIYLQKGKNLNIELDFENPEQSKISGDLIAENNYLLSKFKLSEDVLGEDVYELYKLEEQDFVAKVNELSTKQKELLDKTTFSVEGFKVLEEKTLAYEADFLLSRYQEYHAFFTKQIDFKVSESFPKLNTTDFDNAEDFRFSRIYRDLVKELFEKNNNDAYQQQFGNKHDEEKYVNIALDNFKKIKSDNVRNAIAKRHLEFHISPGSTVTEKVYSELMANVSDSKMKEKLTEKYNKVKALQKGNPSPTFNFENHKGGKTALADLKGKFVYIDVWATWCGPCIEEIPHLKEIEKKYHGKNIEFVSISVDNKKNHEKWRNFVTEKELVGIQLFADNAWETDFVKDYAITGIPQFILLDTEGNIISADAPRPSDPELIELLTENGI from the coding sequence ATGAAAAGATTTATTATTCCCGTATTAGGATGTGCCTTGTTGGCTTCTTGTACCGAAAAAACACCAGAATATACTATACTTTCTGGTAAGGTAAGTAATTATGATTATGAAGAAATCATACTGATTGGTGATGGTTTTGAAAAAGAAATTCCGCTTAATGCCGATAAGTCATTTAACGATACACTAATGTTGGCACACAACGGAGGTTATACCCTTGCTCGTACAGATATTTACTTGCAAAAAGGTAAAAATTTGAATATTGAGTTAGACTTTGAAAATCCAGAGCAGAGTAAAATTTCAGGAGATTTAATTGCCGAAAACAATTATCTTCTAAGCAAATTTAAACTTTCAGAAGATGTTTTGGGTGAAGATGTGTATGAGTTATATAAGCTTGAAGAACAAGATTTTGTAGCAAAAGTAAATGAGCTTAGCACAAAGCAAAAAGAATTACTCGATAAAACTACTTTCAGTGTAGAAGGATTTAAAGTTTTGGAGGAAAAAACCCTAGCTTACGAAGCTGATTTCCTTTTGAGTCGATACCAAGAATATCACGCTTTCTTTACAAAACAGATAGACTTTAAAGTTTCGGAAAGTTTTCCTAAGTTAAACACAACCGACTTTGATAATGCTGAAGATTTTCGTTTTTCAAGAATTTATCGAGATTTGGTGAAAGAGTTGTTTGAAAAAAACAATAACGATGCCTATCAACAGCAATTCGGTAATAAACACGATGAAGAAAAGTATGTAAACATAGCCTTGGATAATTTTAAAAAGATAAAAAGTGACAACGTTCGTAATGCAATTGCAAAAAGGCATTTGGAGTTTCACATTTCACCAGGAAGTACGGTAACTGAAAAGGTATATAGCGAGCTTATGGCTAACGTAAGCGATAGTAAAATGAAAGAAAAGCTCACTGAAAAATACAATAAAGTTAAGGCTTTACAAAAAGGAAATCCTTCGCCTACTTTCAATTTTGAGAATCACAAAGGAGGAAAAACGGCTCTGGCTGACCTAAAAGGAAAGTTCGTGTACATTGATGTTTGGGCAACTTGGTGCGGACCTTGTATCGAAGAGATTCCACATCTGAAAGAAATTGAGAAAAAATATCACGGTAAAAATATTGAGTTTGTAAGCATTTCGGTAGATAATAAGAAAAATCACGAGAAATGGAGAAACTTTGTAACAGAAAAAGAATTGGTAGGCATACAACTCTTTGCCGATAATGCTTGGGAGACAGATTTTGTTAAGGATTATGCAATTACGGGAATTCCGCAATTTATATTACTTGACACAGAAGGAAACATTATTAGTGCCGACGCTCCACGTCCTTCTGACCCTGAGCTCATCGAGCTACTTACCGAGAACGGAATTTAA
- a CDS encoding Crp/Fnr family transcriptional regulator codes for MEKFIDYIQSLVPNCSVAPLDLEDFFSLKSLAKGEILLSKGSICKHYYFVNQGVLKIYYFNDLGEERTSWVAFEGYFFTELESFIKGTPSRYEIIATETTEVLQIHKAHIDLLIEKYDWFAKFLFYNQQETILNLTKIIELFQNQSAKDRYKALFSYPDFIKKVKQKDLASMLGMSKYSMSRVRKER; via the coding sequence ATGGAAAAATTTATCGATTATATACAATCCTTGGTTCCGAACTGCTCCGTAGCCCCCTTGGATTTGGAAGATTTTTTCTCTTTAAAATCGTTGGCGAAAGGCGAAATTTTATTATCAAAGGGAAGTATTTGCAAACATTATTATTTTGTTAATCAAGGGGTTTTGAAAATTTATTATTTTAATGATTTGGGAGAAGAACGCACGAGTTGGGTGGCTTTTGAAGGCTATTTTTTCACGGAATTGGAAAGTTTTATAAAAGGTACGCCCTCTCGATACGAAATCATCGCTACCGAAACCACCGAAGTTTTGCAAATCCACAAAGCACACATTGATTTACTGATTGAAAAATACGATTGGTTTGCTAAGTTTCTATTTTACAACCAACAAGAAACGATTTTAAACCTAACGAAAATCATAGAATTATTCCAAAACCAATCCGCCAAAGACCGTTATAAAGCTCTTTTCTCATACCCCGATTTCATTAAAAAAGTAAAGCAGAAAGACCTTGCCTCAATGCTCGGAATGAGTAAATATTCGATGAGTAGGGTGAGAAAGGAGCGGTGA
- a CDS encoding Eco57I restriction-modification methylase domain-containing protein, which yields MNIPAKQSTKNKFGQYFTPEVIANFMISLANISNESKILEPSCGEGVFLNLLKEKGYHNLSAFEIDKELSKDFDFVRYESFISAKIDEKFDLIIGNPPYIRWKNLEEELKQELLKNETWNKYFNSLCDYLYIFILKSIELLSEKGQLIFICPEYWMNTTHSVSLRNYMVQNGYFEEIYHFNETPIFDKVTVSTVIFKYVKNCVRKEKIQISKYHSNKKLNNEILENLKNKKTFKDTYHFDIDQFKLNERWILQPEKLKRKLEVLENNCFKKNQSTLLSLFDENKREFHTIGDFCDIGNGLVSGLDKAFQINGCLLTKEENQATINVIKAKNINPYIANNITKYIYIEEGLEESEFIKKYPNFYLHFQKYKSQLEKRYQYNRKINYWEWVFLRNISLFKKQEKRIFVPCKERISNKNYFRFALVDKDVFPTQDVTAIFRKPNTSESIEYILAYLNTPIVFDWLKANGIVKGNIVEFSEKPISSIPFRTIDWSNGKEVEIHNFISESIRNYLKRPNELLLNLINESFSNLLCVK from the coding sequence ATGAATATTCCCGCTAAACAGAGTACAAAAAATAAATTTGGGCAATACTTCACACCAGAAGTAATAGCTAATTTTATGATTAGTTTAGCGAATATTTCTAATGAGTCAAAAATTTTAGAGCCATCTTGTGGAGAAGGTGTTTTTCTAAACTTACTAAAAGAAAAAGGATATCATAATCTATCAGCATTTGAAATAGATAAAGAACTGTCAAAAGATTTTGATTTTGTAAGATATGAAAGTTTTATTTCTGCAAAAATAGATGAAAAATTTGATTTAATAATTGGTAACCCTCCTTACATTCGTTGGAAAAACCTTGAAGAAGAATTAAAACAAGAGCTTCTAAAAAATGAAACTTGGAATAAGTATTTTAATTCACTTTGTGATTATCTTTATATTTTTATTCTTAAATCCATAGAGTTATTGAGTGAAAAAGGGCAACTAATTTTTATTTGTCCCGAATATTGGATGAATACTACTCATTCAGTTTCATTACGAAATTATATGGTTCAAAATGGTTATTTTGAAGAAATCTATCATTTTAATGAAACTCCAATTTTTGACAAAGTCACAGTGTCTACTGTAATATTCAAGTATGTAAAAAATTGTGTTAGAAAAGAAAAAATACAAATCTCAAAATATCATTCTAATAAGAAATTAAATAACGAAATATTAGAAAATTTAAAGAATAAAAAAACTTTTAAAGACACATACCATTTTGATATTGACCAGTTTAAATTAAACGAAAGATGGATTTTACAACCTGAAAAACTCAAAAGAAAATTAGAGGTTTTGGAAAATAATTGCTTCAAAAAGAATCAAAGTACACTTCTGAGTTTGTTTGATGAAAATAAGCGAGAATTTCACACCATTGGAGATTTTTGTGATATTGGTAATGGTTTGGTTAGTGGTTTAGATAAAGCCTTTCAGATTAATGGTTGTCTTTTAACAAAAGAAGAGAATCAAGCTACAATCAATGTAATAAAAGCTAAAAATATAAATCCTTATATTGCAAATAACATTACAAAATATATATACATAGAGGAGGGATTGGAAGAATCAGAATTTATAAAAAAATATCCTAACTTCTATCTTCATTTTCAAAAGTATAAATCCCAATTAGAAAAAAGATACCAATACAATAGAAAAATAAATTATTGGGAATGGGTGTTTTTGCGAAACATCAGTCTCTTTAAAAAACAAGAAAAACGAATTTTTGTTCCTTGCAAAGAACGAATTTCTAATAAAAATTATTTTCGGTTTGCTTTGGTAGATAAAGATGTTTTTCCTACACAAGATGTAACTGCTATTTTTAGAAAACCCAATACAAGCGAAAGTATCGAATATATTTTAGCATACTTAAATACCCCAATTGTTTTCGATTGGCTAAAAGCTAATGGAATAGTTAAAGGTAATATTGTGGAGTTTTCTGAAAAACCAATATCAAGTATTCCCTTTAGAACAATTGATTGGTCAAATGGAAAAGAGGTTGAAATACATAATTTTATTTCGGAAAGTATTAGAAACTACCTAAAAAGACCAAATGAGCTATTACTTAATTTGATCAATGAATCATTTAGTAATCTATTATGTGTAAAGTAA
- a CDS encoding HincII family type II restriction endonuclease — MKVNYLELIKNIKGTSVPKPLSGTLSGHSAGEPFDKHVYNEIKKQLPNNTFRQYEYLNDLYSKNAETIGVEARMALFNSPSILFLLSRGKEATKKWSLENPFDEKQDDTADILVVKDDFYEIIDIKTRNLSKTAQPPNIISAFKLAQLCAIMIDNKEFDKLSINYFEVDWLLEREKLVCKDAYFVNLFKSIPENLYINWAAAMQIQFYVCNLDQNFEGTIEEWTKKYLKHFVNQVYRRSEYMIKKYAKPFEKYIV; from the coding sequence ATGAAAGTTAATTATTTAGAATTAATAAAAAATATCAAAGGAACATCTGTGCCGAAACCTCTTTCAGGTACATTATCAGGGCATTCAGCAGGAGAGCCTTTTGATAAACATGTTTATAACGAAATTAAGAAACAATTGCCTAATAATACTTTTAGGCAATATGAATATTTGAACGACTTGTACAGTAAGAATGCGGAAACTATTGGAGTTGAGGCAAGAATGGCATTATTTAATTCACCGAGTATTTTATTTTTATTAAGTAGAGGGAAAGAAGCTACAAAAAAGTGGTCATTAGAAAATCCTTTTGATGAAAAGCAAGACGATACAGCTGACATACTTGTCGTAAAAGACGATTTTTATGAAATAATTGATATAAAAACAAGAAATCTATCAAAAACTGCTCAACCTCCCAATATTATTTCAGCTTTCAAATTAGCACAACTTTGTGCTATAATGATTGATAATAAAGAGTTTGATAAATTATCAATCAATTATTTTGAGGTAGATTGGCTTTTAGAAAGAGAAAAATTGGTATGCAAGGACGCTTACTTTGTTAATTTATTCAAGTCTATTCCTGAAAACCTGTACATTAATTGGGCAGCAGCTATGCAAATTCAGTTTTATGTGTGTAATTTAGATCAAAATTTTGAAGGAACAATTGAAGAATGGACTAAAAAATACCTTAAACACTTTGTAAATCAAGTTTACAGGCGTTCAGAATATATGATTAAGAAGTATGCTAAACCATTTGAGAAATATATTGTATAA
- a CDS encoding L-2-amino-thiazoline-4-carboxylic acid hydrolase, which yields MENKSTYYQGYDFSPLEVFEWIKHGALEHINAKKWLGKSDFEKFTTTFEKQFSDNYNQVKSFINNDLDKGNVSFAVLVVSLYEAFLEVGICQKTTLRWVEESINAPTYDFVVEGTEKMLDSAENPFASLVQSSKMREQTYFGSSFNFERPIDDEFGYVLHIKKCLFHQTLQHLKRTDLQPIICRIDLGWINGIKPEKHGIRFVRPVTFASGKVCQMWFVREEKSAVGTNF from the coding sequence ATGGAAAATAAAAGCACCTATTATCAGGGGTATGATTTTTCGCCTTTGGAAGTTTTTGAGTGGATAAAACACGGAGCTTTGGAGCATATCAACGCAAAAAAATGGCTCGGAAAATCAGATTTTGAGAAGTTTACAACTACTTTTGAAAAGCAATTTTCAGACAATTACAATCAGGTAAAATCATTTATAAACAATGATTTAGATAAAGGAAATGTGTCCTTTGCGGTTTTAGTTGTTTCGCTGTACGAAGCTTTTTTGGAAGTTGGGATTTGCCAAAAAACTACCCTGCGATGGGTGGAAGAAAGCATCAACGCTCCCACTTACGATTTCGTGGTTGAAGGAACGGAAAAAATGCTCGACAGTGCCGAAAATCCGTTTGCATCTTTGGTGCAGTCGTCAAAAATGAGAGAACAAACCTACTTCGGAAGCAGTTTTAACTTTGAACGCCCCATTGATGATGAATTTGGTTATGTTTTACACATCAAAAAATGTCTTTTTCATCAAACTTTACAACACTTAAAGCGAACCGACCTCCAACCGATTATTTGTCGGATTGATTTAGGTTGGATTAACGGTATAAAACCTGAAAAACACGGCATAAGATTCGTTCGCCCTGTAACTTTCGCTTCGGGAAAGGTTTGTCAGATGTGGTTCGTACGGGAAGAAAAATCAGCTGTCGGCACAAACTTCTAA
- a CDS encoding outer membrane assembly protein encodes MKYIIGTIVVLIVLSVGAYFLADLWEYDTLITPEQLKKSAITVMIVGVVSVLLLIFVPFFFKDHAKGYDKNHNGIAQPKKKQ; translated from the coding sequence ATGAAATACATTATAGGAACCATAGTTGTACTGATTGTCTTGTCAGTTGGGGCTTATTTTTTAGCCGATTTATGGGAATACGACACCCTAATCACGCCCGAACAACTTAAAAAAAGTGCCATTACCGTGATGATAGTGGGCGTAGTCTCGGTTTTGCTGTTGATTTTCGTGCCGTTTTTTTTCAAAGACCACGCCAAAGGCTATGACAAAAACCACAACGGAATCGCACAACCTAAGAAAAAGCAGTAG
- a CDS encoding SPFH domain-containing protein, producing MSIRNIFSNQLSAVIEWKNPDPQLLWWKYPSKRDEIINASKLIVAPSQGCALVYEGSLVEIIEDEGIYNLKTDNHPFITTLVNLRQNFDSEHKLKIYFFRKAQILSQRWGTPNPIKFIDSTYKIPVELGLNGNFSYKIANPKYFYTEIIGETDEFLSETMSETIAERIPQLIAQIIHEKKYSYIEIDGKIHDIARDISLKINDEYQKLGLELTDFRIVGTQFDEATQERIGRVADVAADVQAAKEAGLDYVELEKLRALRDAARNEGGLAGAGLQFGVGMEIGKKFNEQTDTILATGNADASEKLRKLKILLDENIITAEDFELKKQEILRKM from the coding sequence ATGAGCATACGTAACATTTTTAGTAATCAACTTTCTGCCGTTATCGAGTGGAAAAACCCTGACCCACAGCTACTTTGGTGGAAATATCCGTCAAAACGCGATGAAATTATCAACGCTTCCAAACTCATTGTTGCCCCTTCGCAGGGCTGTGCCTTGGTGTATGAAGGGTCGTTGGTGGAAATCATTGAAGATGAGGGGATTTACAATCTCAAAACCGACAATCATCCGTTTATTACCACGCTTGTCAATCTGCGTCAGAATTTTGACAGTGAGCATAAACTCAAAATTTATTTTTTCCGTAAGGCACAGATTCTGAGTCAGCGGTGGGGAACGCCCAACCCCATTAAATTCATCGACAGCACCTATAAAATTCCTGTGGAATTGGGGCTAAACGGTAATTTTTCGTATAAAATCGCCAATCCGAAGTATTTTTATACCGAAATTATTGGCGAAACGGACGAATTTCTGTCCGAAACAATGAGCGAAACCATCGCTGAACGCATTCCACAGCTTATCGCCCAAATCATTCACGAAAAGAAATATTCCTACATTGAAATAGACGGAAAAATTCACGACATCGCCCGTGATATATCCTTGAAAATCAATGATGAATATCAAAAATTAGGACTGGAGCTTACCGATTTTCGCATCGTAGGAACGCAATTTGATGAGGCTACCCAAGAGCGTATCGGTCGCGTTGCCGACGTGGCTGCCGATGTACAAGCCGCCAAAGAAGCAGGACTGGATTATGTGGAGCTTGAAAAACTTCGTGCCTTACGCGATGCGGCTCGTAATGAGGGCGGACTGGCTGGGGCTGGACTGCAATTCGGGGTGGGGATGGAAATCGGCAAAAAGTTCAACGAACAAACCGACACCATTCTTGCCACAGGCAATGCCGATGCTAGCGAAAAACTTCGCAAACTCAAAATCCTACTTGATGAAAACATCATCACGGCAGAAGATTTTGAACTTAAAAAACAAGAAATTTTAAGGAAGATGTAG
- a CDS encoding VOC family protein, with protein MTIKKIYACWVYVSDLEVSKRFFQELGFVLKFQQEDWVEFDLGATSFAILKRPAEKGKVKPQKTRIMFEVDDIESLYEELKSKNVRFIGTIRYENYGKLLTFEDPDGNWLEFFENKK; from the coding sequence ATGACTATCAAAAAAATCTACGCCTGTTGGGTATATGTCAGCGATTTGGAAGTTTCTAAAAGATTCTTTCAAGAATTGGGCTTTGTGCTGAAATTTCAGCAGGAAGATTGGGTAGAATTTGATTTAGGGGCGACTTCTTTTGCCATTCTTAAACGTCCTGCCGAAAAAGGAAAGGTTAAACCACAAAAAACGCGAATTATGTTTGAAGTGGACGACATAGAATCCCTTTACGAGGAGCTAAAAAGTAAAAATGTCCGCTTTATTGGCACTATCCGATATGAAAATTACGGAAAACTGCTCACCTTTGAAGACCCCGATGGCAATTGGTTGGAGTTTTTTGAGAATAAAAAATAA
- a CDS encoding suppressor of fused domain protein, protein MKPSQYQINLFKKLSPILGTQPKVELYGDETGNFSIRILSCPDPVDEKVLFYSTLGLSELASENNHTEILAASYVQFKDFSNVLSSIAFFILKDKWKSVEGAVFQTLIEMYYPNIEMKHIYFTSPFLWEDKLEEFSINEVNINFLLAIPISNNELEYLTQYGKDALEDLFEQKNIDIFDIKRKSVL, encoded by the coding sequence ATGAAACCAAGTCAATATCAAATTAATTTATTTAAAAAATTGTCCCCAATACTTGGGACACAGCCAAAAGTAGAGCTTTATGGTGACGAAACAGGGAATTTTTCTATAAGGATACTCTCTTGTCCTGACCCTGTCGATGAAAAAGTACTTTTTTATAGTACATTAGGGTTATCTGAATTAGCTTCTGAAAATAATCATACAGAAATATTAGCAGCTTCTTATGTTCAGTTTAAAGATTTTTCTAATGTATTAAGCTCTATTGCTTTTTTTATTTTGAAAGATAAATGGAAATCAGTAGAAGGAGCTGTTTTCCAAACTTTAATAGAAATGTATTATCCAAATATAGAAATGAAGCATATTTACTTTACTTCCCCTTTCTTGTGGGAAGATAAATTGGAGGAATTTTCTATAAATGAAGTTAATATTAATTTTTTATTAGCAATTCCCATTTCTAATAATGAGTTAGAGTATTTAACTCAATATGGAAAAGATGCTTTGGAAGATTTATTTGAGCAAAAGAATATTGATATTTTTGATATTAAAAGAAAATCGGTATTGTAA